One part of the Hyalangium ruber genome encodes these proteins:
- a CDS encoding glycosyltransferase family 4 protein, which yields MRRTRRLVTVSHSYVVALNRRLANEMARVGAGRWEVTAVAPRFFHGDLSPITLQREPEEASQLAAVRAHFSRSAHMFVYGPELRARLAGGVDLVHAWEEPYVFAGAEVALLTPRKVPLVFSTAQNLSKRYPPPFAQLERLVVARSAGWVAFGETVKQNLLTRPGYAQRPARYIPMGVDVELFRPDRALGADFLRELGWEAEGPPVVGYLGRFVPEKGVELLRGVLERLTTPWRALFVGGGPMEASLRAWGERQGGRVRVVTGVTHARVPSALNAMDVLCAPSQTTLKWKEQFGRMLAEGFACGVPVLTSDSGEIPHTAGDAGRVLPEADTAAWTAALSEVLESPERRRELSARGRERAVTRFSWPVVAREHLDFFESVLG from the coding sequence GTGAGGCGCACGCGCCGGCTCGTCACCGTCTCCCACTCTTATGTGGTGGCCCTCAACCGGCGCCTGGCCAACGAGATGGCGCGCGTGGGAGCTGGCCGTTGGGAGGTGACGGCGGTGGCGCCGCGCTTCTTCCATGGCGACCTGAGCCCCATCACGCTCCAGCGCGAGCCGGAGGAGGCAAGCCAGCTGGCGGCGGTGCGCGCGCACTTCAGTCGCTCGGCGCACATGTTCGTCTACGGGCCGGAGTTGCGCGCGAGGCTGGCGGGCGGCGTGGACCTGGTACACGCGTGGGAAGAGCCCTACGTCTTCGCGGGAGCGGAGGTCGCGCTGCTCACGCCGCGAAAGGTGCCACTCGTCTTCTCCACGGCCCAGAACCTCTCTAAGCGCTACCCGCCGCCGTTCGCCCAGCTCGAGCGACTCGTGGTGGCCCGCTCGGCGGGCTGGGTCGCCTTCGGAGAGACGGTGAAGCAGAACCTGCTCACCCGCCCCGGCTATGCCCAGCGCCCGGCGCGCTACATCCCCATGGGCGTGGACGTGGAGCTGTTCCGGCCGGACCGGGCGCTGGGTGCGGACTTCCTGCGCGAGCTCGGGTGGGAGGCCGAGGGTCCTCCGGTGGTGGGCTACCTCGGGCGTTTCGTGCCAGAGAAGGGCGTGGAGCTGCTGCGGGGCGTCCTGGAGCGCCTCACCACGCCCTGGCGTGCGCTCTTCGTGGGCGGAGGCCCGATGGAGGCGAGCCTGCGCGCGTGGGGCGAGCGGCAGGGAGGCCGGGTCCGGGTCGTCACGGGCGTGACGCACGCCCGCGTCCCGAGCGCGCTCAACGCGATGGATGTGCTGTGCGCGCCGAGCCAGACGACGCTCAAGTGGAAGGAGCAGTTCGGCCGGATGCTGGCGGAGGGGTTCGCGTGCGGCGTCCCCGTGCTCACGAGCGACTCCGGAGAGATTCCCCACACCGCGGGGGACGCGGGCCGGGTGCTCCCCGAGGCGGATACGGCCGCCTGGACCGCGGCGTTGTCCGAGGTGCTGGAGAGCCCCGAGCGCCGGCGTGAGCTCTCTGCCCGGGGGCGCGAGCGCGCCGTGACGCGGTTCTCCTGGCCCGTGGTGGCGCGCGAACATCTCGACTTTTTCGAGTCCGTGCTCGGCTGA
- a CDS encoding class I SAM-dependent methyltransferase, with the protein MLGMEMPSELQARTIPGLHDEVVAVLQRHLPAPARLVDLGAGSGAWAARLVSHGYALTAIERDAAFYRFTGAPLIVADLNEPFSARLPGTFDGLTAIEVIEHLENPRAFLRECHKLLAPSGLLVLTTPNIENVPARLQFLATGGLRMFGRDTRYNDPTHITPIHTYMLERMMRDTGFSLVEHTFNKPRPTVTKLANRILSRAVAPLLRGLKGGDCHIFVMRKQ; encoded by the coding sequence ATGCTGGGCATGGAGATGCCCTCGGAGCTCCAAGCCCGCACCATCCCCGGGCTGCATGACGAAGTGGTCGCCGTGCTCCAGCGACACTTGCCCGCTCCGGCGCGCCTCGTGGACCTTGGCGCGGGCTCTGGCGCCTGGGCCGCGCGCCTCGTCTCCCACGGCTACGCCCTCACCGCCATCGAGCGCGACGCCGCCTTCTACCGCTTCACCGGCGCGCCCCTCATCGTCGCGGACCTCAATGAGCCCTTCAGCGCCCGGCTCCCAGGAACCTTCGACGGGCTCACGGCCATCGAGGTCATCGAGCACCTGGAGAACCCTCGCGCCTTCCTGCGCGAGTGCCACAAGCTGCTCGCGCCTTCAGGGCTGTTGGTGCTCACCACGCCCAACATCGAGAACGTGCCCGCGCGCCTGCAGTTCCTCGCCACCGGCGGCCTGCGCATGTTCGGCCGGGACACGCGCTACAACGACCCGACGCACATCACGCCGATCCACACCTATATGCTCGAGCGGATGATGCGCGACACGGGCTTCAGCCTCGTCGAGCACACCTTCAACAAGCCGCGCCCCACGGTGACCAAGCTGGCGAACCGGATCCTCTCCCGCGCCGTGGCCCCGCTGCTCCGGGGCCTCAAGGGCGGGGACTGCCACATCTTCGTGATGCGAAAGCAGTAG
- a CDS encoding glycosyltransferase family 4 protein — protein sequence MRPYTLIAGDFVSTGGMDRANLALASYLARQGGPVRLVAHRVAEELLGFPNVRFIRVPKPANAYMLGEPLLDRVGRLWAWRTLAEGGQVLANGGNCQVPAANWVHYVHGAYVSEGTGSMLRRLKGRVSHRLYLRGERKALRRARVIIANSERTKADIVQATGASPERIHVVYYGIEAERFRPRSAQERLEARASLGWPEGRRVALFVGALGDRRKGFDTVFPAWARLCARGEWNVDLKVVGVGAQRELWEREAQARGLGERIQFLGFRKDVPVLMAAADLLIAPTRYEAYGLGVHEALCTGLPALVSRTAGVAERYPDALKTLLIDDPNDVEELVRRLEGWRAREAEFSPHVSRLAEELRSQTWDGMSAAIVELLERQAAR from the coding sequence ATGCGACCCTACACCCTCATCGCCGGTGACTTCGTCTCGACCGGCGGAATGGATCGCGCCAACCTCGCCCTGGCCAGCTATCTGGCGCGCCAGGGCGGTCCGGTCCGCCTCGTGGCGCACCGGGTGGCCGAGGAGCTGCTCGGCTTCCCCAACGTGCGCTTCATCCGCGTTCCCAAGCCCGCCAACGCGTACATGCTGGGCGAACCCCTGCTGGACAGGGTCGGGCGGCTCTGGGCGTGGCGAACGCTGGCCGAGGGCGGGCAGGTGCTGGCCAACGGCGGCAACTGCCAGGTACCCGCGGCCAACTGGGTCCATTATGTCCACGGGGCCTATGTCTCCGAGGGCACCGGCTCCATGCTCCGCCGTCTCAAGGGGCGGGTGAGCCACCGGCTGTACCTGCGCGGCGAGCGCAAGGCGCTGCGGCGCGCGCGGGTCATCATCGCCAACTCCGAGCGGACGAAGGCGGACATCGTGCAGGCCACGGGCGCTTCGCCCGAGCGCATCCATGTCGTGTACTACGGCATCGAAGCGGAGCGGTTTCGTCCCCGGAGCGCGCAGGAGCGGCTCGAGGCGCGGGCATCGTTGGGGTGGCCCGAGGGGCGGCGGGTGGCGCTCTTCGTCGGCGCGCTGGGGGACCGACGCAAGGGGTTCGACACGGTCTTCCCGGCCTGGGCACGGCTGTGCGCGCGCGGCGAGTGGAACGTGGACTTGAAGGTCGTGGGCGTGGGCGCTCAGCGCGAGCTGTGGGAGCGGGAGGCTCAGGCGCGCGGGCTGGGCGAGCGCATCCAGTTCCTCGGCTTCCGCAAGGACGTGCCCGTGCTCATGGCCGCCGCGGATCTGCTCATCGCGCCCACGCGCTACGAGGCCTACGGGCTGGGAGTCCACGAGGCGCTGTGTACCGGGCTCCCAGCGCTGGTGAGCCGGACGGCGGGCGTGGCCGAGCGCTACCCCGACGCGCTGAAGACGTTGCTGATCGATGATCCGAACGATGTGGAGGAGCTGGTGCGGCGCCTGGAAGGATGGCGGGCCCGGGAGGCGGAGTTCTCGCCCCATGTCTCCCGGCTCGCCGAGGAGCTGCGCTCTCAGACGTGGGACGGCATGTCCGCCGCCATCGTCGAGCTCCTGGAGCGCCAGGCCGCGCGGTGA